From Synechococcus sp. A10-1-5-1, a single genomic window includes:
- the cobT gene encoding nicotinate mononucleotide-dependent phosphoribosyltransferase CobT, whose amino-acid sequence MTLERLSGACDVAERWCELLATAAAQTRVLLLLAGTDTAAVPGISAAGATPDSRRFTAAADAELLWQGPAARRPHALPPLPAGVTPALIAWAVLQGLDLEPLVLNLGAPVAPAIPHLQLNQSPARCLSTGAAMDLDRVQALWLWGERWGRGLARSGQPVLLSECVPGGTTTALAVLEALGVPSTGLVSGSVRQPDHQLKRQLVQQGLEAAQLGPLASPKAVLAAVGDPMQVVAAALLKRAALAGTPVLLAGGSQMAAVLALALAACTPLERQQLATQAAVVTTAWVAYEAASDFEGLMAQLAQRFAIEPLAFATGLRFTGSRRQELLDYERGYVKEGVGAGGLAALWQLSGRSLQALQQACEQACDQLQHPA is encoded by the coding sequence TTGACTCTGGAGCGCCTGAGCGGAGCGTGCGACGTCGCCGAGCGGTGGTGCGAGCTCCTGGCTACGGCTGCGGCCCAGACTCGGGTCTTGTTGCTGTTGGCCGGCACGGATACGGCTGCGGTGCCTGGGATCTCGGCGGCGGGAGCGACACCGGACTCCCGCCGTTTCACGGCGGCAGCGGATGCGGAGTTGCTCTGGCAGGGCCCCGCCGCCCGGCGGCCCCATGCCTTGCCGCCCCTGCCGGCGGGTGTCACACCGGCGTTGATTGCTTGGGCCGTGCTCCAGGGCCTGGATCTGGAGCCTTTGGTGCTGAATCTTGGCGCTCCGGTTGCGCCGGCCATTCCCCATCTCCAGCTGAACCAGTCCCCCGCCCGCTGCCTCAGCACTGGGGCGGCGATGGATCTCGATCGGGTGCAGGCGCTCTGGTTGTGGGGAGAGCGCTGGGGCCGTGGCTTGGCACGCTCCGGCCAGCCGGTGCTGCTCAGCGAGTGTGTCCCCGGGGGGACGACGACGGCTCTGGCGGTGCTGGAGGCCCTGGGGGTGCCCTCCACGGGCCTGGTGAGTGGCAGCGTTCGTCAACCTGATCACCAGCTCAAGCGGCAACTGGTGCAGCAGGGTTTGGAGGCGGCCCAGCTCGGCCCATTGGCCAGCCCTAAGGCTGTATTGGCGGCGGTTGGTGACCCGATGCAGGTGGTGGCTGCTGCCTTGCTGAAGCGGGCGGCCTTGGCGGGGACGCCAGTGCTCTTGGCGGGCGGTAGCCAAATGGCGGCGGTCTTAGCCCTGGCGTTGGCGGCATGCACCCCGCTGGAGCGCCAGCAACTGGCCACCCAGGCGGCCGTGGTGACCACCGCCTGGGTGGCCTATGAAGCGGCCAGCGATTTTGAAGGGTTGATGGCCCAGCTGGCACAGCGCTTTGCCATCGAGCCGTTGGCCTTTGCGACGGGTCTGCGCTTTACGGGCAGCCGCCGGCAGGAGTTGCTCGACTACGAGCGGGGCTATGTCAAGGAGGGGGTCGGCGCTGGTGGTTTGGCGGCCCTCTGGCAGCTCAGCGGCCGCTCACTTCAGGCGCTGCAGCAGGCCTGTGAGCAGGCCTGTGACCAACTCCAGCACCCGGCTTAG
- a CDS encoding M23 family metallopeptidase: MILIPRLRWLLLTPLLLAGPVASEPGGPLAPPPIPAPEPALRPSLQQLQAVPPPKRFDQSLDALVRQGIVTPSERRALRRGGMDLQPLDVGAFQKGCRSGALSARECRGGIALRWGLRQEGSRRPPLSVPVSALLGGRFDMAKVFRVTPRPAPVAGNGNRRLLLPILGSAFKSSGFGWRLHPLLGGWRLHAGDDLAAPEGTPVVAALAGRVVSSGLAGGYGLAVEVEHQRPRRRSLYGHLSELYVRAGDRVLQGEVLGRVGSTGLSTGPHLHFELRQPVSGGWVAVDPGEFDAGSALRGSDAVALLMGQLISSLERPSG; encoded by the coding sequence GTGATCCTCATCCCACGGCTCCGTTGGCTGCTGCTGACGCCCTTGCTGCTGGCTGGACCTGTGGCGTCTGAGCCCGGTGGACCGTTGGCTCCGCCGCCCATACCGGCTCCAGAGCCCGCCCTGCGTCCATCGCTTCAACAGCTTCAGGCTGTCCCTCCCCCCAAGCGCTTTGATCAGTCCCTCGATGCCTTGGTGCGTCAGGGCATTGTCACCCCCTCAGAGCGCCGAGCCCTGCGGCGGGGAGGCATGGATCTGCAGCCGCTGGATGTGGGGGCCTTCCAAAAGGGCTGCCGGAGTGGGGCACTCTCCGCCCGTGAATGCCGTGGTGGCATAGCCCTGCGTTGGGGGTTGCGGCAGGAGGGATCGCGGCGTCCTCCCTTGTCGGTCCCGGTGTCGGCCCTATTGGGCGGACGCTTTGACATGGCGAAGGTGTTTCGGGTCACTCCGCGGCCGGCACCGGTTGCGGGCAATGGCAACCGGCGTTTGCTGTTGCCGATCCTTGGCTCTGCCTTCAAATCCAGCGGTTTTGGCTGGCGTCTGCATCCTCTGCTGGGGGGCTGGCGTCTCCATGCCGGAGATGACCTGGCGGCCCCAGAGGGCACCCCGGTGGTCGCGGCCTTGGCCGGTCGGGTGGTGAGCAGTGGTTTGGCTGGTGGCTACGGCTTGGCGGTGGAGGTGGAGCACCAACGGCCGCGGCGGCGCAGCCTCTATGGCCATCTCTCGGAGCTCTATGTCCGCGCCGGTGATCGTGTGCTCCAAGGGGAGGTGTTGGGCCGGGTGGGCAGCACGGGCTTGAGCACCGGCCCTCACCTGCATTTCGAGCTGCGTCAGCCGGTTTCTGGTGGCTGGGTGGCCGTGGATCCCGGGGAGTTCGATGCTGGATCTGCCCTGCGCGGGAGCGATGCGGTCGCCCTGCTGATGGGGCAGCTGATCAGCAGCCTGGAGCGTCCTAGCGGTTAA
- the topA gene encoding type I DNA topoisomerase, with protein MAHTLVIVESPTKARTIRGFLPKDFKVEASMGHVRDLPNNASEIPAAHKGEKWANLGVNTTNDFEPLYVVPKDKKKVVKELKDALKGADQLLLATDEDREGESISWHLLQLLNPKVPVKRMVFHEITKEAIGRALDQTRELDMELVHAQETRRILDRLVGYTLSPLLWKKVAWGLSAGRVQSVAVRLLVQRERARRAFKSGSYWDLKAELAKGSSSFDAKLTHLKGERIAGGSDFDENTGGLKAGSKVRLLSEADARSLREAVLAAPWRVSSVEEKPTTRKPVAPFTTSTLQQEANRKLRLSARETMRTAQGLYERGFITYMRTDSVHLSDQAINAARNCVADKYGKDYLSGSPRQFSTKARNAQEAHEAIRPAGESFRDPSATGLDGRDLALYELIWKRTVASQMAEARLTMLSVELEVDGGNLGPANFRANGKRIDFPGFFRAYVEGSDDPDAALEGQEVLLPSLKTGDSPSCKAVEALGHQTQPPARYSEAALVKMLEKEGIGRPSTYASIIGTIVDRGYATLQNNSLTPSFTAFAVTALLEEHFPDLVDTSFTARMEGTLDDISTGKVQWLPYLESFYKGDQGLETQVQQREGDIDPTASRTIALEGLPCVVRIGRFGAYLETKRVADDGSEELLKATLPNEITPADLDSEKAELILKQKADGPESLGEDPETGDLVYLLFGQYGPYVQRGQVSDENPKPKRASLPKGTKPEDLTLEDALGLLRLPRHLGEHPDGGKVEAGLGRFGPYVVHHKGKGEKDYRSLKAEDDVLMVGLSRALELLAMPKRGRGGRTALKDIGTPEGADEAIQLFDGPYGLYVKQGKVNASLPEGTTADTITLEQAVELLAAKAAAGKGKGRKTAAKSTTAKKPAAKKPAAKKPAAKKAPATTKTGRLRASAVRIVKAADS; from the coding sequence GTGGCGCACACCCTCGTCATCGTTGAAAGCCCCACCAAGGCCCGCACCATCCGCGGGTTCTTGCCGAAGGACTTCAAAGTTGAAGCCTCAATGGGGCACGTGCGTGACTTGCCCAACAACGCCAGCGAGATCCCCGCGGCTCACAAGGGTGAGAAGTGGGCCAATCTCGGCGTGAACACCACCAACGACTTCGAGCCGCTTTACGTGGTGCCGAAGGACAAGAAGAAGGTGGTGAAAGAACTCAAGGACGCCCTCAAAGGCGCCGATCAACTCCTCTTGGCTACGGACGAAGACCGGGAAGGGGAATCCATCAGCTGGCACCTGCTGCAGCTGCTGAACCCGAAGGTTCCGGTCAAGCGGATGGTGTTCCACGAGATCACCAAAGAGGCCATCGGCCGGGCCCTCGACCAGACCCGTGAGCTCGACATGGAGCTTGTCCATGCCCAGGAAACACGGCGGATCCTGGATCGCCTGGTGGGCTACACGCTCTCTCCTCTGCTCTGGAAAAAGGTCGCCTGGGGCCTCAGTGCAGGCCGGGTTCAGTCCGTGGCCGTCCGGTTGCTGGTGCAACGCGAGCGGGCTCGCCGAGCCTTCAAGAGCGGCAGCTACTGGGATCTCAAGGCTGAGCTGGCCAAGGGCAGCAGCAGTTTTGACGCCAAGCTCACCCATCTCAAGGGCGAGCGCATTGCCGGTGGGTCGGATTTCGACGAAAACACCGGTGGGCTGAAGGCCGGTAGCAAGGTTCGTTTGCTGAGCGAAGCCGACGCCCGCAGCCTGCGTGAAGCGGTCTTGGCGGCCCCTTGGCGGGTGTCGTCCGTGGAGGAAAAGCCCACCACCCGCAAGCCGGTGGCGCCCTTCACCACCAGCACCCTGCAGCAGGAGGCCAACCGCAAGCTGCGTCTCTCGGCCCGCGAGACCATGCGCACGGCCCAGGGGCTGTACGAACGTGGCTTCATCACCTACATGCGCACCGACTCGGTGCATCTCAGTGACCAGGCCATCAATGCGGCCCGCAATTGCGTCGCTGACAAGTACGGCAAGGACTACCTCAGCGGTTCACCCCGTCAGTTCTCCACCAAGGCCCGCAACGCCCAGGAGGCCCACGAGGCGATCCGGCCCGCCGGTGAAAGCTTCCGCGACCCCTCGGCCACCGGCCTGGATGGCCGTGATCTGGCCCTCTATGAGCTGATCTGGAAACGCACCGTTGCCTCCCAGATGGCGGAGGCCCGTCTAACCATGCTCAGCGTTGAGCTCGAGGTCGACGGCGGAAACCTGGGGCCTGCCAACTTCCGGGCCAATGGCAAGCGCATTGATTTTCCTGGTTTCTTCCGTGCCTACGTCGAGGGAAGCGATGACCCCGATGCCGCTTTGGAAGGTCAGGAAGTGCTGCTGCCGAGCCTGAAAACCGGCGACAGCCCCAGCTGTAAAGCGGTGGAAGCATTGGGCCACCAAACCCAGCCCCCCGCTCGCTACAGCGAAGCGGCCCTGGTGAAGATGCTCGAGAAGGAGGGCATCGGTCGCCCTTCCACCTATGCATCGATCATCGGCACGATTGTTGACCGCGGTTACGCGACGCTGCAGAACAACTCGCTGACCCCCAGCTTCACGGCGTTTGCAGTCACAGCCCTGCTGGAGGAGCACTTCCCCGATCTGGTGGATACGAGCTTCACCGCGCGGATGGAGGGCACCCTCGACGACATCTCGACCGGCAAGGTGCAGTGGTTGCCCTACCTCGAAAGTTTTTACAAGGGTGACCAGGGTCTCGAGACCCAGGTTCAGCAACGCGAAGGGGACATCGATCCCACCGCCTCGCGAACGATTGCTCTTGAAGGTCTGCCCTGTGTGGTGCGGATCGGCCGCTTTGGTGCCTACCTGGAGACCAAGCGCGTGGCTGATGACGGCAGTGAAGAGCTGCTGAAGGCCACCCTCCCCAATGAGATCACCCCTGCGGATCTCGACTCTGAAAAAGCGGAGCTCATTCTCAAGCAGAAAGCGGATGGTCCCGAATCGCTGGGTGAAGATCCCGAGACCGGCGATTTGGTCTATCTGCTGTTTGGTCAGTACGGGCCCTACGTGCAGCGCGGCCAGGTCAGCGACGAGAACCCCAAGCCCAAGCGCGCCTCCCTGCCCAAGGGCACCAAACCCGAGGATCTCACCCTTGAGGACGCCCTCGGCTTGTTGCGTCTCCCCAGGCACCTGGGGGAACACCCCGATGGCGGCAAGGTGGAGGCCGGCTTGGGCCGCTTTGGCCCCTACGTCGTTCACCACAAGGGCAAGGGGGAAAAGGACTACCGCTCCTTGAAGGCCGAAGACGATGTCCTGATGGTGGGCCTCTCCCGCGCCCTGGAATTGCTAGCCATGCCCAAGCGGGGCCGTGGTGGCCGCACAGCGCTGAAGGACATCGGCACCCCCGAGGGAGCCGATGAGGCGATCCAGCTCTTTGATGGCCCCTATGGCCTTTACGTCAAGCAGGGCAAGGTGAACGCCTCACTTCCCGAGGGGACGACAGCCGACACCATCACCCTGGAGCAGGCGGTGGAATTGCTGGCGGCCAAGGCCGCGGCTGGCAAGGGCAAGGGCCGCAAGACCGCGGCGAAGTCCACGACTGCCAAGAAGCCAGCCGCCAAGAAGCCAGCCGCCAAGAAGCCAGCCGCGAAGAAAGCTCCGGCCACCACCAAGACAGGTCGCCTGCGGGCCAGCGCTGTGAGGATCGTGAAGGCGGCTGATAGCTGA
- a CDS encoding NAD(P)H-quinone oxidoreductase subunit N: MAAADTVATAAAPAVSGITSLQLNAGAIAPEGAVLLAMVACLLVDLAGEKAAARWVPLFSYIGLGGALGLLALQWDAAPLEPSFLGAFLADNLAIAFRAVVAASTLVSLLISWRYVERAGTPVGEYASILLAATLGAMLLCGATDLVSIFVSLETLSVASYLLSGYMKRDARSSEAALKYLLVGSAAAAVFLYGASLLYGLTGGSTSLEAVGLALQTSASPVAALALVFVLATVAFKIAAVPFHQWTPDVYEGSPTPVVAFLSVGSKAAGFALALRILVGCFEPFEAQWKLLFTVLAILSMVLGNVVALAQTSMKRMLAYSSIGQAGFVMIGLVCGTEDGYAAMVLYMAAYLFMNLGAFACIILFSLRTGSDRISDYAGLYQKDPLITLGLSLCLLSLGGIPPMLGFFGKIYLFFAGWADQQYLLVVVGLLTSVVSIYYYISVIKMMVVKEPHEASEVVKAYPDLNWSLAGLQPLRAALVSCVVVTAVGGILSNPLFNWASGAVSGTPMLQKALASAAGLPVG, encoded by the coding sequence CTGGCTGCCGCCGACACCGTTGCAACTGCGGCTGCACCAGCGGTGAGTGGCATTACATCGCTGCAACTCAATGCAGGTGCCATCGCGCCAGAAGGTGCTGTCTTACTGGCGATGGTGGCCTGCCTGCTCGTGGATCTGGCCGGCGAGAAAGCTGCTGCACGCTGGGTTCCACTGTTCTCTTACATCGGTCTGGGCGGAGCCCTGGGCCTGCTCGCCCTGCAATGGGATGCGGCGCCACTGGAGCCCTCATTCCTGGGCGCCTTCCTCGCCGACAACTTGGCCATCGCCTTCCGGGCCGTGGTCGCCGCCTCAACGCTGGTCTCCCTTCTGATCAGCTGGCGCTATGTCGAGCGGGCCGGAACACCGGTTGGTGAATACGCCTCGATCCTCTTGGCTGCCACGCTCGGGGCCATGCTGCTCTGCGGCGCCACCGATCTGGTCAGCATTTTCGTCTCCCTCGAGACCCTCTCGGTCGCGAGCTACCTGCTGTCGGGCTACATGAAGCGCGATGCCCGCAGCTCTGAAGCAGCACTGAAATACCTGCTTGTCGGCTCAGCAGCAGCAGCCGTCTTTCTCTACGGCGCCTCCCTCCTCTACGGCCTGACAGGCGGCAGCACCAGCTTGGAGGCCGTGGGGCTGGCCCTACAAACCAGTGCCTCACCAGTCGCCGCCCTGGCGTTGGTGTTCGTCTTGGCAACGGTCGCCTTCAAGATCGCCGCGGTGCCTTTCCACCAGTGGACCCCTGACGTCTACGAAGGATCTCCGACCCCGGTGGTGGCGTTCCTCTCAGTGGGTTCTAAGGCCGCTGGCTTTGCTCTTGCTTTGCGGATCCTGGTGGGCTGCTTCGAGCCGTTCGAAGCCCAGTGGAAATTGCTGTTCACGGTCCTAGCCATCTTGAGCATGGTCCTAGGCAACGTCGTTGCTCTGGCCCAGACTTCCATGAAACGGATGCTGGCCTACAGCTCGATTGGTCAGGCCGGTTTCGTGATGATCGGCTTGGTCTGCGGCACGGAAGACGGCTACGCCGCCATGGTCCTCTACATGGCGGCCTACCTCTTCATGAACCTGGGCGCCTTCGCCTGCATCATCCTGTTCTCCCTTCGCACTGGCAGTGATCGCATCAGCGACTACGCCGGCCTGTACCAAAAGGACCCCCTGATCACCCTCGGCCTAAGCCTCTGCCTGCTGTCCTTGGGAGGCATTCCCCCGATGCTGGGCTTCTTCGGCAAGATCTACCTCTTCTTTGCCGGCTGGGCCGACCAGCAATATCTCCTGGTGGTGGTGGGTCTGCTGACCTCTGTGGTCTCGATCTACTACTACATCTCTGTGATCAAGATGATGGTGGTCAAGGAGCCCCATGAGGCTTCTGAAGTGGTCAAGGCCTACCCCGACTTGAACTGGAGCCTGGCTGGACTGCAACCGCTGCGCGCCGCACTGGTCTCCTGTGTGGTGGTGACCGCCGTTGGCGGCATCCTCTCCAACCCCCTCTTCAACTGGGCCAGTGGAGCCGTCTCTGGCACACCCATGCTCCAGAAAGCCCTGGCCTCGGCCGCGGGCCTCCCGGTTGGCTGA
- a CDS encoding DUF2232 domain-containing protein: MSLSRRQARQLTDTAYLAAATALLWVGLYYLPVGGALFRLALPLPLALLQLRHNGRCAVEGVTVAALLLVALMGPIRGPLVLFPYGFLALWLGWCWSRRLSWYLSWGVGLLIGSGGFLVRVAVLSILLGENLWVLITSAASQVLDRLLGLVHIGGGPDLVQVQLMALALVLLQNLIYVLALHAVALWIFPRLKSPISEPPALLRPLLALDPL, encoded by the coding sequence ATGTCCTTGAGTCGCCGTCAGGCCCGACAGCTCACCGATACGGCCTATCTGGCGGCCGCCACGGCGTTGCTCTGGGTTGGCCTGTACTACCTCCCGGTCGGAGGCGCTCTGTTTCGCTTGGCCTTACCTCTGCCCCTGGCCCTGCTTCAGCTTCGCCACAACGGGCGCTGCGCGGTGGAAGGCGTCACCGTGGCGGCCCTGCTGCTGGTGGCCTTGATGGGGCCGATTCGCGGCCCGTTGGTGCTCTTCCCCTATGGGTTCCTAGCCCTTTGGCTCGGTTGGTGTTGGAGCCGGCGCCTGAGTTGGTACCTGAGCTGGGGCGTGGGTCTGTTGATCGGCAGTGGCGGCTTCCTGGTGCGGGTGGCGGTGCTTTCGATCCTGTTGGGCGAGAACCTGTGGGTGCTGATCACCTCCGCGGCCTCCCAGGTTCTCGATCGCCTGCTGGGCTTGGTTCACATCGGTGGTGGTCCGGATCTGGTTCAGGTGCAGCTGATGGCCCTTGCCCTGGTGCTGCTTCAAAACCTGATCTACGTGCTGGCCTTGCATGCGGTGGCCCTTTGGATCTTTCCCCGGCTGAAGAGTCCGATCAGTGAGCCGCCTGCGCTGCTGCGCCCCCTGCTCGCCCTCGATCCCCTTTGA
- a CDS encoding ABC transporter ATP-binding protein: MTSGTGPVIAELEHIRKTYGSGDTTVVALDDLTMSVRRGEYVAVMGTSGSGKSTAMNILGCLDRPTSGSYLLNGTAVEELTDDQLADLRNRELGFVFQQFHLLQELTALENVMLPMVYAGVTAEEREERGIHALERIGLGERLYNKPNQLSGGQQQRVALARAIINQPNLLLADEPTGALDSRTTAEVLDLFDELHRQQGITILLVTHEHDVAARAQRVVHFHDGRLVSSGAGSQV; encoded by the coding sequence ATGACAAGCGGCACCGGGCCGGTCATTGCCGAACTCGAGCACATCCGCAAGACCTACGGCAGCGGAGACACAACGGTCGTCGCTCTCGATGATCTGACCATGAGCGTTCGCCGCGGGGAGTACGTCGCCGTGATGGGCACCTCCGGTTCAGGCAAGAGCACAGCGATGAACATCCTGGGCTGCCTCGATCGACCCACGAGCGGCAGCTATCTCCTCAACGGCACCGCCGTCGAGGAGCTCACAGACGATCAACTGGCCGATCTTCGAAACCGCGAGCTGGGATTTGTCTTCCAGCAGTTTCATCTTCTCCAGGAGCTCACGGCCCTCGAGAACGTGATGTTGCCCATGGTCTACGCGGGAGTTACGGCCGAGGAGCGCGAGGAACGCGGCATCCATGCCCTCGAGCGCATCGGCCTTGGTGAGCGGCTCTACAACAAGCCCAACCAACTCTCGGGCGGCCAGCAGCAGCGTGTCGCTCTGGCTCGCGCGATCATCAACCAACCCAATCTTCTGCTGGCGGACGAACCCACTGGAGCGCTCGATTCCCGCACCACTGCCGAGGTTTTGGACCTCTTTGACGAGCTGCACCGGCAGCAGGGAATAACGATCCTGCTGGTCACCCACGAACACGACGTGGCAGCACGGGCCCAACGGGTGGTCCATTTCCACGACGGTCGCCTGGTGAGCTCAGGCGCTGGCTCCCAGGTTTAA